The genome window TTTTCCTTTATACTCCTTTCAAGTCTTTTAGCATTACGAATCGCAACATCCTGAAATTTGTTCAATAAAGAATACATATTTGAATCATTTTTTTTATACCGCTGCTTCATCCTCTTGCTAAGCATATTTGAATAATCAGAACGGTCTAACTCAGCATCAATATAATCAAAATGAAGCAAATACCATAACTCAAATGCTTGATTAGAATATGCAATACGAATCTGTATCTTCCGACCTGTCTTTTTACGATATTTATTATTTAGCCTTGCCTCTTCATTTGATATGTTTTCAAATGACTGATTGTAGTTTTGTGAAGGAAAATCATCCCTATCAAAAACACACCAAAGACGTTCGAAATATTTACCCTCATTAGCTTTTGTCTTCCATATAGTAATTGCATCCTTAATAAGGGTAATATTGCTTGTTCCAGTTCCTATTGTTGTAACATTTATGTTGTTAATTGGAAATTTTTTAAAATATTCAGGTTCGGTTCTTTCACCTTCACAAACAATCAATATGCTATTTTTGTACTCCCTTATTTTTTTTCGTTCCCTTTTGAATAGCCCTGTTCTTTTTTTATGGTGTAAATTATCTGTGCCCATCACAAATCCTCCAAGAATAATGACTCGAAATCACTCAGATAGGGAATGGCACCGTACTTACCTAACAAATAATCTTTATCATAAGAGGCATCATCGCGAACTTTTTTATAATCATATAACGAATATAGCTCAGATTCACCATATTTGTCTTTTTCGACAAAATAAATTTGATCACGTCTAAACATTTTTCTATTCATGATATTTGTATTATGCGTTGAAAATAGCAGTTGAGCATCATTTTTGTTCGACTTTTTTGAGTTGAACAGAGAAATTAGAACTTCGCACAGATTCGGATGAAACCGAGCATCAATTTCATCAATAACCAATACAAGTCCATTTTCCAAAGCGTCTAAGACAGGGCCGATTAAAGCAAAAAATTTCTTTGAACCATCGGACTCTTCTCTCTCAAAATCAAAGTCCTCTAACCCGATTACTTCTTTATTCTCGTTGTATTTTTTATGATATGATTTTAGAATAAGCTCATGCAGATTTTT of Candidatus Cloacimonadota bacterium contains these proteins:
- a CDS encoding RloB family protein: MGTDNLHHKKRTGLFKRERKKIREYKNSILIVCEGERTEPEYFKKFPINNINVTTIGTGTSNITLIKDAITIWKTKANEGKYFERLWCVFDRDDFPSQNYNQSFENISNEEARLNNKYRKKTGRKIQIRIAYSNQAFELWYLLHFDYIDAELDRSDYSNMLSKRMKQRYKKNDSNMYSLLNKFQDVAIRNAKRLERSIKE